In Acidobacteriota bacterium, the genomic stretch CTCTAAAAATGCGGAGGTTCCTTCCTTTGCATCTTCTGAAGAAAAACAGAGGCCAAATAAATTTGCTTCAAGTATTAATCCATCTTCAAGACTGAGATTCAATCCTCTATTTATTGCCTCTGATGCTAGTCGAACAGCCAATGGACCGTTTGCGATTATCTTCTTTGCAATGGATTCGACAACCAGCATCAATTCTTCAAGCGGAACGACTTTATTAACAATTCCTATTCTCAAAGCTTCCTCAGAAGAAACCATTTCACCTGTTAATATCAATTCCATAGCATGGCCTTTTGCGATAAGTCTTGCCAGCCTCTGAGTTCCACCGTATCCTGGGATAAGACCTAACTTAACTTCTGGCTGTCCTATTTTTGCATTTGTAGAAGCAATTCTTATCGAACAGGAAAGGGCAAGTTCACATCCTCCACCTAAAGCAAAGCCGTTTATTGCGGCAATGGTTGGTTTTTCTAAATTTTCTATCTCTGAAAAAATTCTCTGACCTCTTAAAGAAAGCCTTTTTGCCTTTAGAGGGTCTAATTTACTTAATTCATTGATATCTGCACCTGCAACAAAAGCCTTTTCTCCAGCTCCTGTGAATATCACAACCTTTATTTCCTTATCT encodes the following:
- a CDS encoding enoyl-CoA hydratase-related protein: MGKNILFEKKEGIGLIKFNRPDKLNALNYETLDELETLLKEIKEDKEIKVVIFTGAGEKAFVAGADINELSKLDPLKAKRLSLRGQRIFSEIENLEKPTIAAINGFALGGGCELALSCSIRIASTNAKIGQPEVKLGLIPGYGGTQRLARLIAKGHAMELILTGEMVSSEEALRIGIVNKVVPLEELMLVVESIAKKIIANGPLAVRLASEAINRGLNLSLEDGLILEANLFGLCFSSEDAKEGTSAFLEKRIPVFKGE